From the Phoenix dactylifera cultivar Barhee BC4 chromosome 10, palm_55x_up_171113_PBpolish2nd_filt_p, whole genome shotgun sequence genome, one window contains:
- the LOC120112212 gene encoding probable ATP-dependent RNA helicase ddx5, which yields MALNTCYFLSSLKSCEPEFVVSTPDRLLDLVSLRAIDISSTSLLVIDGLKKFLDLGFVDKLYSIRDSISGHPQMVLFSDSYGEALKPVMQNLLRRPLSRLSLYDSSASQSAFISQYVYFCTSEEDKLLKAIRILAQVCA from the exons atgGCCCTTAACACTTGCTATTTCTTAAGCAGTTTAAAAAGCTGTGAGCCCGAGTTCGTTGTATCCACCCCAGACAGGCTTCTTGATCTTGTTTCCCTAAGGGCCATTGACATATCTAGTACATCGTTATTG GTTATTGATGGATTGAAAAAATTTCTAGACCTTGGGTTTGTAGATAAATTGTATTCCATCAGGGACAGTATATCTGGACATCCTCAGATGGTTCTCTTCAGTGATTCCTATGGAGAAGCCCTTAAGCCTGTGATGCAAAATTTACTCAGAAGGCCACTTAGCAGACTGTCGTTGTATGATTCTTCAGCTAGTCAGAGTGCATTCATATCTCAATATGTATACTTCTGTACATCAGAAGAGGATAAGTTATTGAAG GCTATACGAATTCTTGCTCAG GTGTGCGCTTAG